A section of the Rhizobium sp. BG4 genome encodes:
- a CDS encoding acyl-CoA dehydrogenase, which yields MYKAPVEDIAFTLKHVAGLKDALDSGIFGDLGEDLVDAILNEAGRFATEEVAPLAEIGDRQGSRLIDGEVKTPDGWAKLYQEWIAGGWNSLTGPEEFGGQGLPVLLNVAALEMWNSGATAFALCPTLTMGAVEALSAHGSSELQQTYLPKLVSGEWTGTMNLTEPHAGSDVGALKSRAERRDDGTYRIFGQKIFITWGEHDATDNIIHLVLARLPDAPAGTRGISLFLVPKFLVNADGSLGARNDVFVHSLEHKMGIHGSPTCTMIYGDGKFGDEKGAIGWLIGEENKGLNCMFTMMNNARLTVGMQGVAIAEAATQKAIAFAKERTQGKAPGWTGSGMSPIIEHPDVIRMLLTMKALTQGARAISYSCAHAIDMSHQGSGDSRHWQERAALLTPIAKSFATDAGVDVASLGIQVHGGMGFIEETGAARFLRDARIAPIYEGTNGIQAIDLVTRKLPLSNGEHVKGFIAELSAIADAVRGSNLASFGETAARLDAAIADLTEATDWLMKAQADGRIAEALSGATPYQRLFGLVLTSGYLAKGGLAKTGDGAEEGRIALCRFAAENLLSETAALKDRTVNGAASLAAARAILA from the coding sequence ATGTACAAGGCGCCCGTCGAGGATATCGCTTTCACCCTGAAGCATGTCGCTGGTCTGAAGGATGCGCTGGATAGCGGCATCTTCGGCGATCTCGGCGAAGACCTCGTCGATGCGATCCTCAACGAAGCCGGCCGTTTCGCAACCGAAGAAGTCGCCCCGCTCGCCGAGATCGGCGACAGGCAGGGCTCCCGCCTGATCGATGGCGAGGTGAAGACCCCCGATGGCTGGGCGAAGCTTTATCAGGAATGGATCGCCGGCGGCTGGAACAGCCTGACCGGGCCGGAAGAATTCGGCGGGCAGGGGCTGCCCGTCCTGCTCAATGTCGCCGCCCTCGAAATGTGGAATTCCGGCGCCACGGCCTTCGCGCTCTGCCCGACGCTGACGATGGGCGCCGTCGAGGCGCTCAGCGCCCATGGCTCTTCTGAACTACAGCAGACCTACCTGCCGAAGCTGGTCTCCGGCGAATGGACCGGCACGATGAACTTGACCGAGCCGCACGCCGGTTCGGATGTCGGAGCGCTGAAGAGCCGCGCCGAACGCCGCGATGACGGCACCTACCGCATCTTCGGCCAGAAGATCTTCATCACCTGGGGCGAACACGACGCCACCGACAACATCATCCACCTCGTCCTCGCCCGCCTGCCGGATGCGCCGGCCGGAACGCGCGGCATCTCGCTCTTCCTCGTCCCGAAATTCCTGGTGAACGCCGATGGTTCGCTCGGCGCCCGCAACGATGTCTTCGTCCACTCGCTCGAACACAAGATGGGCATCCACGGCTCGCCGACCTGCACGATGATCTATGGCGACGGCAAGTTCGGCGATGAGAAGGGCGCGATCGGCTGGCTGATCGGCGAGGAGAACAAGGGCCTCAACTGCATGTTCACGATGATGAACAATGCCCGCCTGACGGTCGGCATGCAGGGCGTGGCGATCGCCGAGGCGGCGACCCAGAAGGCCATCGCCTTCGCGAAAGAACGCACCCAGGGCAAGGCGCCCGGCTGGACCGGCTCCGGCATGAGCCCGATTATCGAGCATCCCGATGTCATCAGGATGCTGCTGACGATGAAGGCACTGACGCAGGGTGCGCGCGCCATTTCCTATTCCTGCGCCCACGCCATCGACATGTCGCATCAGGGGAGCGGCGATAGCAGGCACTGGCAGGAGCGCGCCGCCCTGCTGACCCCGATCGCCAAGTCCTTCGCGACCGACGCTGGCGTCGACGTCGCCTCGCTCGGCATCCAGGTTCATGGCGGCATGGGCTTTATCGAGGAAACCGGTGCCGCCCGCTTCCTGCGCGACGCCCGTATCGCCCCGATCTACGAGGGCACCAACGGCATCCAGGCGATCGACCTCGTCACCCGCAAGCTGCCGCTCTCGAATGGCGAGCATGTCAAAGGCTTCATCGCCGAGCTCTCTGCCATCGCCGACGCCGTGCGGGGCTCGAACCTCGCTTCCTTCGGCGAAACCGCCGCCCGCCTCGATGCCGCAATCGCCGACCTGACGGAAGCCACCGATTGGCTTATGAAGGCACAGGCCGATGGCAGGATCGCCGAAGCGCTCTCGGGTGCCACGCCCTACCAGCGCCTGTTCGGCCTGGTTCTGACGAGCGGCTATCTCGCCAAGGGCGGCCTCGCCAAGACCGGCGACGGCGCTGAAGAGGGCCGCATCGCGCTCTGCCGCTTCGCCGCCGAAAACCTGCTTTCCGAAACCGCTGCCCTGAAGGACCGCACCGTCAATGGTGCCGCGAGCCTTGCCGCAGCCCGCGCCATCCTGGCCTGA
- a CDS encoding DUF6656 family protein, with protein MAKLRYFDVRDETKPEEPPAAPHSEFLRTGKITRERAHWLAEERRYLSHQEVAEKTGRKLQSAGTQAHQQINGFHRAIQFPKMVFHRTLADSPHLGYCHVTASRTKFARYEEVSWAFYIANFYADIGDNDNFFHKINMQYSRMYFAVAIKPGEHTAEKMTIDRTVRGNGVLFRTDDPQVAIKNVLLLGARNEQLREIIRQL; from the coding sequence ATGGCGAAACTTCGCTATTTCGACGTCAGGGACGAGACCAAACCGGAGGAGCCGCCAGCGGCGCCCCATTCCGAATTTCTGCGCACCGGGAAGATCACCCGGGAGCGAGCACACTGGCTGGCCGAAGAGCGCCGCTATCTCTCGCATCAGGAAGTCGCCGAAAAGACCGGCCGCAAGCTGCAATCGGCCGGTACCCAGGCGCATCAGCAGATCAACGGCTTCCACCGGGCGATCCAGTTTCCGAAGATGGTGTTTCACCGCACGCTGGCCGACAGCCCGCATCTCGGCTATTGCCATGTGACGGCGTCGCGGACGAAATTCGCCCGCTACGAGGAGGTCAGCTGGGCCTTCTACATCGCCAATTTCTACGCCGATATCGGCGATAACGACAATTTCTTCCACAAGATCAACATGCAGTATTCGCGCATGTATTTCGCCGTGGCGATCAAGCCGGGCGAACATACCGCGGAGAAGATGACGATCGACCGCACGGTGCGCGGCAACGGCGTGCTGTTCCGGACCGACGATCCGCAGGTGGCAATCAAGAACGTGCTGCTGCTCGGCGCACGCAACGAGCAGCTGCGCGAGATCATTCGTCAACTCTGA
- a CDS encoding crotonase/enoyl-CoA hydratase family protein, which translates to MTGHIIVEQSAEHPGVQIIRFNRPEKKNAITRAMYVRMTEALKAADADEAIRATAFLGTEGAFSAGNDIADFLAAAMGGSLGHELLDFLYALVNSRKPLVSGVDGLAIGIGTTMHMHCDLTIASLRSQFRTPFVDLALVPEAASSLLAPRIMGHQRAFAMLAAGEDFSAADARDAGLIWKVCAPGEVEHLTLATAAKLAAKPASALRIARDLVRGPREEIIARIDEEARHFTAQLKSDEARKAFEAFMRR; encoded by the coding sequence ATGACCGGTCACATCATCGTCGAGCAGTCCGCCGAGCATCCCGGCGTCCAGATCATCCGCTTCAACCGCCCGGAAAAGAAGAACGCCATCACCCGCGCCATGTATGTGCGGATGACGGAAGCGCTGAAGGCCGCCGATGCCGATGAGGCGATCCGCGCCACCGCCTTTCTCGGCACCGAAGGCGCATTCTCTGCGGGCAACGACATCGCCGATTTCCTCGCCGCCGCCATGGGCGGCAGTCTCGGCCACGAGCTCCTCGATTTCCTCTATGCGCTGGTCAACTCCCGCAAGCCGCTGGTCTCCGGCGTCGATGGCCTGGCGATCGGCATCGGCACGACGATGCATATGCATTGCGACCTGACCATCGCCTCCCTCCGCAGCCAGTTCCGCACCCCCTTCGTCGATCTGGCGCTGGTTCCGGAAGCCGCCTCCAGCCTGCTTGCGCCCCGCATCATGGGCCATCAACGCGCCTTCGCGATGCTGGCTGCAGGCGAGGATTTCTCGGCGGCCGACGCGCGCGATGCCGGATTGATCTGGAAGGTCTGCGCCCCGGGCGAGGTCGAACATCTGACGCTGGCAACCGCCGCCAAGCTCGCCGCCAAGCCTGCTTCCGCATTGCGGATCGCCCGCGATCTGGTCCGCGGCCCGCGTGAAGAGATTATTGCACGTATAGATGAAGAAGCGCGCCACTTCACCGCACAGTTGAAAAGCGATGAAGCAAGAAAAGCCTTCGAAGCCTTCATGCGGCGCTAA
- a CDS encoding transporter: MDTLPANIPGLIWAYRFPAGSKTAIRLENSAQAAELTAQDGFYWLHLNLVDARVPALLEQLTGLNEDARAALTTRDTHAALTVDEQMLYGTLVDCQREFDQDTADLGWLHFAISGKFIITTRLQPLRSVDRARIMIEKNPAKFDHPADIFELLVIEFQRTLISVVMDLTDELNLIEDFVYDNTPRDERRRLAPVRRTIVRLHRHLRNVLTLMRRASASDEDEMPFGFEDIAGRLTSRLEAVDHDIYALQERARLLHEEIDSKLSSETNRHLYILSIMTAFLLPPTLVTGFFGMNTANLPFAQGTGGTEYAVALILASILFAWWLLKRVNIL; this comes from the coding sequence ATGGATACATTGCCCGCCAATATTCCCGGCTTGATCTGGGCCTATCGATTTCCGGCAGGATCAAAGACGGCGATCCGGCTGGAAAACAGCGCGCAGGCGGCCGAGCTCACCGCGCAGGACGGTTTCTACTGGCTGCATCTCAATCTCGTCGATGCCCGCGTGCCGGCGCTGCTGGAGCAGCTTACCGGGCTGAACGAGGATGCACGGGCGGCGCTGACGACGCGCGATACGCATGCGGCGCTCACCGTCGATGAGCAGATGCTCTATGGAACGCTGGTCGACTGCCAGCGCGAATTCGACCAGGACACCGCCGATCTCGGCTGGCTGCATTTCGCGATCTCGGGCAAGTTCATCATCACCACCCGGCTTCAGCCGCTGCGCAGCGTCGATCGCGCCCGGATCATGATCGAGAAGAACCCGGCGAAGTTCGATCATCCGGCGGATATCTTCGAGCTCCTGGTCATCGAGTTCCAGCGCACGCTGATCTCCGTCGTCATGGACCTGACAGACGAGCTCAATCTGATCGAGGATTTCGTCTACGACAACACGCCGCGCGACGAGCGGCGGCGGCTGGCGCCGGTGCGCCGGACGATCGTGCGTCTCCACCGGCACCTGAGAAACGTGCTGACGCTGATGCGCCGGGCCTCCGCCTCCGACGAGGACGAGATGCCCTTCGGCTTCGAGGACATTGCCGGGCGGCTGACGAGCCGGCTGGAAGCGGTCGATCACGACATCTACGCCCTGCAGGAGCGCGCCCGCCTGCTGCACGAAGAAATCGACTCGAAGCTCTCCTCGGAGACCAACCGGCATCTCTACATCCTGTCGATCATGACCGCCTTCCTGCTGCCGCCGACGCTGGTGACCGGCTTCTTCGGCATGAACACCGCCAACCTGCCCTTCGCGCAGGGCACCGGCGGCACGGAGTATGCGGTGGCGCTGATCCTCGCCTCGATCCTGTTTGCCTGGTGGCTCCTGAAGCGGGTCAACATTCTCTGA
- a CDS encoding FAD-binding oxidoreductase, which yields MSAAVSAELLDRFTAIVGEKHALRSEADLAPHLIENRGLYHGSSPLLLKPGNVEEVSAIMKLASETGTAVVPQTGNTGLVGGQTPREGKSDIIISLERMNRIRDVDPVANILVADGGAILAEVQKAAEAHGRLFPLSLGSEGSCRIGGNLSTNAGGTAVLAYGNMRQLCLGLEVVLPTGEIWDGLRRLKKDNTGYDLRDLFIGAEGTLGIITGAVLKLFPQPLGRQVAFAGLKSPEDALAFFNLAGSLCGTSLTGFELMPRFGVEITSKHIEGVRDPLESPHPWYVLIDISTSDSAETAERMMNALLEKGFEEGLVQDATIAASVAQQQALWHMRESMSDAQKPEGGSIKHDVSVPVSRIPHFMAEAAEAVMAAMPGARICAFGHMGDGNIHYNISQPVGADKAAFIGRWREMNKIVHGLVRAHGGSISAEHGIGQLKRDELASIRSEIEMDLMHRIKRAFDPAAIMNPGKVISLD from the coding sequence ATGAGTGCTGCCGTTTCTGCCGAACTGCTCGACCGCTTTACCGCCATTGTCGGCGAGAAACATGCGCTGCGCAGCGAAGCCGACCTGGCGCCGCACCTGATCGAGAACCGCGGCCTCTATCACGGCTCCTCCCCTCTCCTCCTGAAACCCGGCAATGTCGAGGAAGTCTCGGCGATCATGAAGCTTGCGAGCGAGACCGGCACGGCCGTCGTGCCGCAGACCGGCAATACCGGGCTCGTCGGCGGGCAGACGCCGCGCGAGGGCAAGTCCGACATCATCATTTCGCTCGAGCGGATGAACAGGATCCGCGACGTCGATCCGGTCGCCAATATTCTGGTTGCCGATGGCGGCGCGATTCTGGCTGAGGTGCAGAAGGCGGCAGAAGCGCATGGCAGGCTCTTTCCGCTGTCGCTCGGCTCGGAAGGCTCATGCCGCATCGGCGGCAATCTCTCCACCAATGCGGGCGGCACCGCCGTGCTTGCCTATGGCAACATGCGTCAGCTCTGCCTCGGCCTCGAAGTGGTGCTGCCGACCGGCGAAATCTGGGACGGCCTGCGCCGCCTGAAGAAGGACAATACGGGCTATGACCTGCGCGACCTCTTCATCGGCGCCGAGGGCACGCTCGGGATCATCACCGGCGCCGTGTTGAAGCTCTTTCCGCAGCCGCTCGGCAGGCAGGTGGCCTTTGCCGGGCTGAAGAGCCCTGAAGATGCGTTGGCCTTCTTCAATCTGGCGGGCAGCCTCTGCGGCACATCGCTGACCGGTTTCGAGCTGATGCCGCGCTTCGGCGTCGAGATCACCAGCAAGCATATCGAGGGCGTGCGCGATCCGCTGGAGAGCCCGCATCCCTGGTATGTGTTGATCGACATCTCGACCTCGGATTCAGCCGAGACCGCCGAGCGGATGATGAATGCGCTCCTGGAGAAAGGCTTCGAGGAAGGGCTGGTGCAGGACGCCACCATCGCCGCCTCTGTCGCCCAGCAGCAGGCGCTGTGGCACATGCGCGAGAGCATGTCGGATGCGCAGAAGCCGGAAGGCGGCTCGATCAAGCACGACGTTTCGGTGCCGGTCTCGCGCATTCCGCATTTCATGGCGGAAGCAGCCGAAGCGGTGATGGCGGCGATGCCGGGCGCACGCATCTGCGCCTTCGGCCACATGGGCGACGGCAACATCCACTATAACATTTCGCAGCCTGTCGGCGCCGACAAGGCAGCCTTCATCGGCCGCTGGCGCGAGATGAACAAGATCGTTCACGGTCTGGTGCGTGCCCATGGCGGCTCTATTTCGGCCGAGCATGGCATCGGTCAGCTGAAGCGCGACGAGCTCGCTTCGATCCGCTCTGAGATCGAGATGGATCTGATGCATCGCATCAAGCGTGCCTTCGACCCGGCCGCGATCATGAACCCCGGCAAGGTGATCAGCCTCGATTAG
- a CDS encoding L-threonylcarbamoyladenylate synthase, whose amino-acid sequence MARIIDIAEHREEALSAASAVLGDGHPVAIPTETVYGLAADATNPAAITRIYETKGRPQFNPLICHMADLAMAERYAVFDPLSRALAQAFWPGPLTLVLPLKPESGIHALATAGLDTVGIRIPKGFAGDLIRAFDRPLAAPSANTSGKISATSAAHVDDDLGGKIRLILDAGASKVGVESTIVKVENGELTLLRPGGLAAAEIERVAGKRLRRQKKASAAIEAPGMLASHYAPGAAVRLDASTIAAGEAAILFGPRDIEGMEKAAIRLNLSLAGDLAEAAANLFDYMKKADASGAATIAFAPIPDEGLGEAINDRLRRAAAPRE is encoded by the coding sequence ATGGCACGGATCATCGACATTGCAGAACATAGAGAGGAAGCGCTGAGCGCTGCCTCGGCCGTTCTCGGCGATGGTCATCCTGTCGCGATCCCGACGGAAACGGTCTACGGCCTTGCCGCCGACGCCACCAACCCGGCCGCCATCACACGCATCTACGAGACCAAGGGACGGCCGCAGTTCAATCCGCTGATCTGCCATATGGCCGATCTTGCCATGGCCGAGCGTTACGCGGTGTTCGATCCGCTGTCGCGGGCGCTCGCCCAGGCTTTCTGGCCGGGTCCGCTGACGCTGGTGCTGCCGCTGAAGCCCGAAAGCGGGATCCATGCGCTGGCGACTGCCGGCCTCGATACTGTCGGCATCCGCATTCCTAAGGGTTTTGCAGGTGACCTGATCCGCGCCTTCGACCGCCCGCTGGCCGCGCCGAGCGCCAATACCTCGGGCAAGATCAGCGCCACGAGCGCCGCGCATGTCGATGACGACCTCGGCGGCAAGATCCGGCTGATCCTTGATGCCGGCGCCAGCAAGGTCGGCGTCGAGTCGACGATCGTGAAGGTCGAGAATGGCGAGCTGACGCTGCTTCGCCCGGGCGGTCTCGCCGCTGCCGAAATCGAGCGCGTCGCCGGCAAGCGGCTGCGCCGCCAGAAGAAGGCATCCGCCGCCATCGAGGCACCGGGCATGCTGGCCTCGCACTATGCGCCGGGCGCCGCCGTGCGCCTGGACGCCAGCACGATCGCTGCAGGCGAGGCGGCGATCCTGTTCGGGCCGCGCGACATCGAGGGCATGGAGAAGGCGGCGATCCGGCTGAACCTCAGCCTGGCAGGCGACCTTGCCGAGGCCGCTGCCAATCTTTTCGACTATATGAAGAAGGCCGACGCCAGTGGCGCGGCGACGATCGCCTTTGCGCCGATCCCCGACGAGGGGCTGGGCGAAGCGATCAATGACCGGCTGAGGCGGGCCGCCGCCCCGCGCGAATGA
- a CDS encoding BA14K family protein, whose protein sequence is MIGLSKKISAAVLSAAVVLTSFLPSEAMPLPAAPQVAPQEQASNVQDVQYRRYYGRPGWYGGYRGYPYYRRGYRHYNGYWYPLAAFGAGAIIGGAIASQPRYYAPPPAYAPRLTAAHVRWCENRYRSYRVYDNTFQPYGGPRQQCYSPY, encoded by the coding sequence ATGATTGGCCTCAGTAAGAAGATTTCGGCCGCTGTCCTGTCCGCCGCCGTTGTCCTGACGAGCTTCCTGCCTTCCGAAGCGATGCCGCTGCCGGCAGCGCCACAGGTCGCGCCGCAGGAGCAGGCTTCGAATGTTCAGGATGTCCAGTATCGCCGCTATTACGGCCGTCCGGGCTGGTATGGCGGTTATCGCGGCTATCCGTACTATCGCCGTGGCTACCGTCACTATAACGGCTACTGGTATCCGCTGGCTGCCTTCGGCGCCGGTGCGATCATCGGTGGCGCTATCGCCTCGCAGCCGCGCTACTACGCTCCGCCGCCGGCCTATGCGCCGCGCCTGACGGCCGCGCATGTCCGCTGGTGCGAAAATCGCTACCGTTCGTATCGCGTCTACGACAACACCTTCCAGCCCTATGGCGGCCCGCGTCAGCAGTGCTATTCGCCCTACTGA
- a CDS encoding aromatic ring-hydroxylating dioxygenase subunit alpha → MDIRSNVLRQLKNRREGFSLEQPFYIDEDYFKLDMEMIYYRDWLFMGHDCELPKAGAYFTVQIGQYPVVIVRGRDNVIRAFHNSCRHRGSRVCTKEHGSSVRLVCPYHQWAYDLDGKLAFARHMGDDFDKSGFGLKPVHCESFGGYIFICLADKAPDFQPVRDMVAPYMLPHRLAEGKIAFQSTIIEKGNWKLVWENNRECYHCAANHPELCRTYPEAPSVTGTDGGADDPEIAGHWARCEAAGLPSKFQISPDGQFRAARMPLIEDAESYTMSGRPAVKRKLSEDVTIDRIGTMLLFHYPTTWNHLLGDHAISFRVIPLSANETAVTTKWIVHKDAVEGVDYDLEELTHVWTETNDQDRRIVEENAFGIHSPAYEPGPYSMLHEGGVMQFLEWYTNFMVNRLQGDQAKLSVVA, encoded by the coding sequence ATGGACATTCGCAGCAACGTTTTGCGGCAGCTCAAAAACCGGCGCGAAGGCTTCAGCCTTGAGCAGCCCTTCTATATCGACGAGGACTACTTCAAGCTCGATATGGAAATGATCTACTACCGCGACTGGCTCTTTATGGGCCACGATTGCGAACTGCCGAAGGCGGGCGCCTATTTCACCGTGCAGATCGGCCAGTATCCTGTCGTCATCGTCCGCGGCCGCGACAATGTCATCCGCGCCTTCCACAATTCCTGCCGCCACCGCGGCTCGCGCGTCTGCACCAAGGAGCACGGCTCGTCGGTCCGTCTCGTCTGTCCCTATCACCAGTGGGCCTACGACCTCGACGGCAAGCTCGCCTTCGCCCGCCACATGGGCGACGATTTCGACAAGAGCGGCTTCGGCCTGAAGCCGGTCCATTGCGAAAGCTTCGGCGGCTACATCTTCATCTGCCTTGCCGACAAGGCGCCGGACTTCCAGCCGGTTCGCGACATGGTCGCTCCCTACATGCTGCCGCATCGCCTGGCCGAAGGTAAGATCGCCTTCCAGAGCACGATCATCGAAAAGGGCAACTGGAAGCTTGTCTGGGAAAACAATCGCGAGTGCTATCACTGCGCCGCAAACCACCCGGAACTCTGCCGCACCTATCCGGAAGCCCCGAGCGTCACCGGCACCGATGGCGGCGCCGACGATCCGGAGATCGCCGGCCACTGGGCGCGCTGCGAGGCCGCCGGCCTGCCGAGCAAGTTCCAGATCTCGCCGGACGGCCAGTTCCGCGCCGCCCGCATGCCGCTGATCGAGGATGCCGAGAGCTACACCATGTCCGGCCGCCCGGCCGTCAAGCGCAAGCTGTCGGAAGACGTCACCATCGACCGGATCGGCACCATGTTGCTCTTCCACTACCCGACGACCTGGAACCACCTGCTCGGCGACCACGCGATCTCCTTCCGCGTCATCCCGCTCAGCGCCAACGAGACGGCCGTCACCACCAAGTGGATCGTTCACAAGGATGCCGTCGAAGGCGTCGACTACGATCTCGAAGAGCTGACGCATGTCTGGACCGAGACCAATGATCAGGACCGCCGCATCGTCGAAGAGAATGCCTTCGGCATCCATTCGCCGGCCTACGAGCCCGGTCCCTACTCGATGCTCCACGAGGGCGGCGTCATGCAGTTCCTCGAGTGGTACACCAACTTCATGGTCAACCGCCTGCAGGGCGACCAGGCGAAGCTTTCCGTCGTCGCCTGA